One region of Mesobacillus boroniphilus genomic DNA includes:
- a CDS encoding class I SAM-dependent methyltransferase, translating into MGKWFAVLYDTVMGPLEKRWIARIRKKIVSGLEGNVLEIGAGTGANFPYYANEMVKRVVTLEPNPYMIDQAKRRAKEVELPVEFYQGRAETLPFKDGEFDTVVATLVLCSVSEPQKVFQEMRRVCKKGGKIVLFEHVRTESKSLAAMQDVLTPAWKRLCDGCHLNRDTGRYMKESGIKVVIEKKYLKGIFVEYEGLNPK; encoded by the coding sequence TTGGGGAAATGGTTTGCTGTTTTATATGATACGGTCATGGGACCTCTTGAGAAAAGGTGGATAGCGCGGATCAGGAAAAAGATAGTTTCTGGACTAGAAGGGAATGTTCTTGAAATTGGTGCAGGTACAGGAGCGAATTTTCCTTATTATGCTAATGAAATGGTGAAACGGGTGGTTACATTGGAACCAAATCCCTATATGATTGATCAGGCAAAACGCAGGGCGAAAGAAGTCGAACTGCCGGTCGAGTTCTATCAGGGAAGGGCAGAGACACTTCCATTCAAGGATGGAGAATTTGATACTGTTGTGGCCACGCTTGTTCTTTGTTCCGTAAGTGAGCCGCAAAAGGTTTTTCAAGAAATGAGAAGAGTATGTAAAAAAGGCGGGAAAATTGTCCTTTTCGAGCATGTAAGAACTGAGTCGAAATCCCTTGCGGCCATGCAGGATGTCCTGACTCCCGCGTGGAAACGGCTGTGTGATGGCTGTCATTTAAACCGGGATACAGGTCGCTACATGAAGGAATCCGGAATCAAAGTGGTAATAGAAAAGAAGTATTTAAAGGGTATTTTTGTTGAATATGAGGGGCTTAATCCAAAATAA
- a CDS encoding TraR/DksA C4-type zinc finger protein, with product MLTKGQLSAFKAELLKNKKNLESHLDANDHFDLTSGHAHESTGELSSYDNHPGDEGTELYEREKDIALNDHVEYQIQSIDKAIQAIEKGTYGKCEVCEREIPYERLQAVPETTFCIEHTPERTVSHNRPIEEGVLMPPFGKFDLDNKDENVAYDAEDSWQEVSSWGTSETPSDFMTPKDHYNDTYIESEENVGYVEDFENFVGNDITGKEVTVYPNKQHEKYENELDEEGIMTTFGDLPAYEHDPYVDDDK from the coding sequence ATGCTAACAAAAGGGCAGCTGTCGGCATTCAAGGCAGAGCTTCTCAAAAATAAAAAAAACTTGGAGTCCCACCTGGACGCGAATGACCATTTTGATTTAACAAGTGGACATGCTCACGAGTCAACTGGCGAGCTTTCGAGCTATGATAACCATCCAGGGGATGAAGGAACTGAGTTATATGAAAGGGAGAAAGATATTGCACTGAACGATCATGTAGAATATCAAATCCAGAGTATAGATAAAGCCATTCAGGCCATTGAAAAAGGAACATATGGAAAGTGCGAGGTTTGCGAGCGTGAAATTCCATATGAGCGTCTTCAGGCTGTACCAGAAACGACATTTTGTATTGAACATACGCCAGAACGGACTGTTTCCCATAACCGACCTATAGAAGAAGGGGTGCTCATGCCGCCTTTTGGAAAATTTGATTTGGACAACAAGGATGAAAATGTCGCCTATGACGCAGAAGATTCCTGGCAAGAGGTTTCTAGCTGGGGAACGTCAGAAACTCCATCTGATTTTATGACGCCCAAGGATCACTATAACGACACTTATATTGAGTCAGAAGAAAATGTAGGCTATGTTGAGGATTTTGAGAATTTTGTTGGAAACGATATTACCGGCAAGGAAGTTACCGTTTACCCAAATAAGCAACATGAGAAATACGAAAACGAGCTGGATGAAGAGGGAATTATGACAACCTTTGGCGACCTTCCTGCTTACGAACATGACCCATATGTAGATGACGATAAGTAG
- a CDS encoding energy-coupling factor transporter transmembrane component T, whose translation MPAKIAYSIMAGYQFLPLIKDEFEIIRSAHRIRGAGRTITLLDKLKQIKNYAIPLLASGIMKAERTAVAMESKGFTGDRNREFHKVITVSKKGWILFCLLVSIVLVSAFTSHKLGYPALYMGER comes from the coding sequence ATACCAGCGAAGATTGCTTATTCCATCATGGCAGGTTATCAATTTCTCCCCTTGATAAAAGATGAATTCGAGATTATCAGAAGTGCCCATCGAATAAGAGGTGCGGGAAGAACAATAACTCTTCTGGATAAACTTAAGCAAATAAAGAATTATGCGATTCCTTTACTGGCAAGCGGAATCATGAAAGCAGAAAGAACAGCTGTTGCAATGGAGTCAAAAGGTTTCACAGGAGATAGGAATAGAGAGTTTCATAAAGTCATAACCGTATCAAAAAAGGGTTGGATACTGTTTTGCTTACTAGTCAGCATAGTTCTCGTAAGTGCTTTTACTTCACACAAGCTTGGATACCCGGCATTGTATATGGGTGAACGCTAA
- a CDS encoding c-type cytochrome produces the protein MKNSLAIIIGFLIFGSLFVGWKISQDLGAVETATAPQPQTESASKEIEFNPPSMEDVPDGPLGESIKYGHELVMETNTVADEYVGNNLSCASCHANGGTVKDEAPMIGLSAVYPEYRPREGEVYTLEDRINGCMIRSMNGKMFPTDSKEMRAMIAYLQYMSEGVPAGAELSWRAPKEPKQYPVPSVEDGEKLYAQSCASCHAADGSGTGTNTGPAVWGENSFNDGAGMSRLTKMAGYVQKNMPKAQGGTLSDQQAIDLAAYILSHDRPEFKGHEGDWPKGGRPADIMNKEKREQVKNGTIDWEAMLTIKK, from the coding sequence ATGAAAAACAGTCTTGCGATAATTATTGGGTTTTTAATCTTCGGTTCATTATTCGTTGGCTGGAAAATAAGCCAGGACCTGGGAGCAGTTGAAACAGCAACTGCGCCTCAGCCGCAAACAGAGAGTGCCAGCAAAGAAATTGAATTCAATCCGCCAAGCATGGAGGACGTACCTGATGGTCCTCTTGGGGAAAGTATTAAATATGGCCATGAGCTAGTCATGGAAACAAATACAGTAGCCGATGAGTACGTTGGCAATAATCTTTCATGTGCAAGCTGCCACGCTAATGGAGGCACAGTGAAAGATGAAGCACCAATGATTGGACTTTCTGCCGTCTATCCAGAATACAGGCCTCGGGAAGGTGAGGTCTATACCCTTGAAGACCGGATTAATGGGTGTATGATTCGAAGTATGAACGGAAAAATGTTCCCAACTGACAGTAAAGAAATGCGCGCTATGATCGCGTACTTGCAATACATGTCAGAAGGCGTTCCGGCTGGTGCAGAGCTGTCTTGGAGAGCGCCTAAAGAGCCTAAGCAATATCCTGTTCCTAGCGTTGAGGATGGTGAAAAGCTTTACGCTCAATCTTGCGCGAGCTGCCACGCAGCAGATGGTTCTGGTACTGGAACAAACACAGGACCTGCAGTTTGGGGAGAAAATTCTTTTAATGACGGTGCAGGTATGTCAAGATTGACGAAAATGGCGGGATACGTTCAAAAGAACATGCCTAAAGCTCAGGGTGGAACTTTATCCGACCAGCAAGCAATCGATTTGGCAGCTTATATTCTTTCACATGACCGTCCTGAATTTAAAGGGCATGAAGGCGACTGGCCAAAAGGCGGGAGACCGGCAGACATCATGAATAAGGAAAAACGTGAGCAAGTCAAAAATGGTACAATCGATTGGGAAGCAATGCTAACAATCAAAAAATAA
- a CDS encoding ferritin-like domain-containing protein: MYPYYDHYRQNQKLVNDLIKAINGEYSATQCYAKLAGMAPNTEQREQINEILNDEKKHLRQFSQIYTTLTGKQPRPQMVEECGETYIEGLESSFKDEQKTTDFYHEVADEAADQVIKEIFRRAAYDEQNHAVWFLYYLGKEK; the protein is encoded by the coding sequence ATGTATCCATATTATGACCATTACAGACAGAACCAAAAGCTTGTTAATGACCTAATTAAAGCTATAAATGGCGAATACAGTGCCACACAATGCTATGCAAAGCTTGCAGGTATGGCACCGAATACTGAACAGCGGGAGCAGATCAACGAAATACTTAATGATGAAAAAAAGCATCTTCGGCAGTTTTCACAAATTTATACAACTTTAACAGGAAAGCAGCCACGCCCGCAGATGGTTGAAGAATGTGGGGAAACGTATATTGAAGGACTTGAATCATCCTTCAAAGATGAACAAAAAACAACTGATTTTTATCATGAAGTGGCAGATGAAGCTGCAGATCAGGTCATAAAGGAAATTTTCAGGCGTGCAGCCTATGATGAACAAAACCACGCTGTGTGGTTCCTGTATTATTTAGGAAAAGAAAAGTAG
- a CDS encoding sigma-G-dependent sporulation-specific acid-soluble spore protein CsgA gives MEKTQAYLREIISNYTETYPLSKKIYDRLEQGDYPTEGDFVRDLTAEEIEFLNKILPDAIEYAKNELDETRAQQLNEVYELLY, from the coding sequence ATGGAAAAAACACAGGCTTACCTACGCGAAATCATTTCCAATTACACGGAAACCTATCCTCTTAGCAAGAAGATCTATGATCGCTTAGAACAAGGTGATTATCCAACTGAGGGGGACTTTGTCAGGGACCTAACCGCTGAAGAAATAGAATTTTTGAATAAAATTCTCCCTGACGCGATTGAATACGCAAAAAATGAATTAGACGAAACAAGAGCACAGCAATTAAATGAAGTATATGAATTGCTTTATTGA
- a CDS encoding YihY/virulence factor BrkB family protein, producing the protein MKEKLKYYAKSLLGELKKDRATGLAAQQAYYYMLSLFPLLILLIAIVPYLNIDPQKAINVVNKLLPSQSAELLRDNVVKLVSERNGGLLTFGIIGTIWSASSGMNAFIRAMNIAFDVKETRSFIKARLVSIMLTFGLILAFVVALLLPVFGRVILDTVQSIIQIPEPFDIVFNIVRWVVAIVVMAAVLAGLYRVAPNKHYPFKHVIPGAVFATVVWQLISLGFSFYVSNFGNYSATYGSIGGVIVLMLWLFLTGLALVLGGEINAIYHKDKMGEEPVEEHAASVNS; encoded by the coding sequence TTGAAAGAGAAGCTTAAGTACTATGCAAAAAGCCTGCTAGGGGAGCTGAAAAAAGACCGGGCAACGGGATTGGCTGCTCAACAGGCGTATTATTATATGCTTTCGTTGTTTCCATTGCTGATTCTGTTGATAGCAATTGTCCCATACTTAAATATCGATCCGCAGAAGGCGATAAATGTTGTAAATAAATTATTGCCCTCACAATCAGCTGAATTATTAAGGGATAATGTTGTCAAATTGGTAAGTGAACGAAACGGCGGACTACTAACCTTTGGTATCATAGGTACGATATGGTCAGCGTCGAGTGGCATGAACGCTTTTATTAGAGCGATGAATATTGCGTTTGATGTAAAGGAAACGAGATCTTTCATTAAGGCAAGACTTGTATCTATTATGCTGACATTCGGGCTGATCTTGGCATTTGTTGTGGCACTCCTCTTGCCAGTATTCGGAAGAGTCATATTGGATACAGTCCAATCAATCATCCAAATTCCAGAGCCATTTGATATTGTTTTCAACATTGTAAGATGGGTTGTAGCGATTGTTGTTATGGCAGCAGTTTTGGCAGGTTTATATCGAGTAGCTCCAAATAAACATTATCCATTCAAGCACGTAATACCAGGTGCGGTTTTCGCGACAGTAGTCTGGCAGCTGATTTCCCTGGGATTTTCTTTTTACGTTAGCAATTTCGGAAACTATTCAGCTACCTATGGAAGCATCGGTGGTGTCATCGTCTTGATGCTCTGGTTGTTCCTGACCGGACTTGCCCTTGTTCTTGGAGGAGAAATCAATGCAATATACCACAAGGATAAGATGGGTGAAGAGCCCGTCGAAGAGCATGCAGCTTCAGTAAATAGTTAA
- a CDS encoding zinc-dependent alcohol dehydrogenase, with amino-acid sequence MKAVTYQGSKDVQVKNVEAPKIEHEQDMIIKITSTAICGSDLHLYQGNMPLRPGYIIGHEPMGIVEEAGPGVKNLKKGDRVVIPFNVSCGECFYCQNQMESQCDNTNEYKDTGGYFGYTEQYGNHPGGQAEYLKVPYADFTSFVVPESCELEDESLLFLSDVIPTAWWSVEHAGVKKGDTVIVLGSGPIGLMTQKFAWMKGAKRVIAVDHLDYRLMHAKNTNKVEIFDFTQEDDPGKFLQDLTDGGADVVIDCVGMDGKKSVVEKVEQKLKLQGGTLSALEIAHTAVRKFGTVQITGVYGLRYNMFPLGRFFERNITMKMGQAPVIHYMPQLFEMVTNGEFDPTDIITHKIPLEDAAKGYEMFNDRKNDCIKVVLKP; translated from the coding sequence ATGAAAGCAGTTACTTATCAAGGTTCTAAAGACGTACAAGTAAAAAATGTAGAAGCACCAAAAATAGAACATGAACAGGATATGATCATAAAAATCACCTCTACGGCTATTTGCGGGTCCGATCTCCATCTTTATCAGGGCAACATGCCACTAAGACCTGGCTACATCATCGGACATGAACCAATGGGCATTGTTGAAGAAGCAGGTCCCGGCGTTAAGAATTTAAAAAAAGGAGATCGTGTGGTCATTCCTTTCAATGTTTCATGTGGTGAATGTTTTTACTGCCAGAATCAGATGGAAAGCCAATGTGATAACACGAATGAATACAAGGATACAGGGGGTTATTTTGGGTACACCGAACAATATGGCAACCACCCTGGTGGACAGGCAGAATATTTAAAGGTGCCATATGCTGATTTCACGTCATTTGTCGTACCTGAATCATGTGAGCTAGAAGATGAATCGCTATTATTCCTGTCGGATGTCATCCCAACTGCATGGTGGAGTGTAGAGCACGCAGGGGTAAAAAAGGGAGATACAGTAATTGTTCTTGGGAGCGGGCCGATTGGATTGATGACGCAAAAATTCGCCTGGATGAAAGGGGCAAAACGAGTCATCGCTGTCGATCACCTCGACTACAGGCTGATGCATGCTAAAAATACCAATAAGGTAGAAATTTTTGATTTTACACAGGAAGATGATCCAGGGAAATTCCTGCAAGACTTGACTGACGGCGGTGCGGATGTGGTAATAGATTGTGTAGGAATGGATGGAAAGAAGTCTGTTGTGGAAAAAGTGGAACAGAAACTGAAGCTGCAGGGAGGAACGCTTTCCGCCCTGGAAATTGCCCATACAGCTGTAAGAAAATTCGGAACCGTACAAATTACCGGGGTGTATGGATTAAGGTACAATATGTTCCCGCTTGGCCGATTCTTCGAACGAAATATCACCATGAAAATGGGACAGGCTCCGGTTATTCACTATATGCCACAACTATTCGAAATGGTCACAAACGGTGAATTCGACCCAACTGATATCATCACCCATAAAATTCCGCTTGAAGATGCAGCAAAAGGGTATGAGATGTTCAATGACCGAAAAAATGATTGTATCAAGGTAGTTTTAAAACCCTAA